Proteins from one Polynucleobacter wuianus genomic window:
- a CDS encoding sodium:solute symporter family protein, which translates to MLIWFVIIYWVVSVGIGLWAALRVKNTADFAAAGHSLPMPIVTATVFATWFGSETVLGIPATFLKEGLGGVVSDPFGSSLCLILVGLFFARHLYNRRMLTIGDFFREKYGRTVEVLVTLCIVVSYLGWVAAQIKALGLVFNVVSEGSISQTGGMLIGAASVLIYTLFGGMWSVAITDFIQMIIIVIGMLYIGGEMTTQTGGIGVVIEHAAAAGQFSNFWPDMNLTSILGFVAALCTMMLGSIPQQDVFQRITSSKNVNIAVNAAILGGVLYFIFAFVPMYLAYSATLINPGLVKEYLDTDPQMILPKLILNHAPIIAQVMFFGALLSAIKSCASATLLAPSVTFAENIVRGFFKHLSDHDLLKIMRITVLCFAVVVTFFAVNSELSIFKMVESAYKVTLVAAFVPLAFGVYWPRANSLGGLLAVVGGLTIWISCETLAPNAIMPPQLAGLLASIAGMLLGSLVPKDLLKAV; encoded by the coding sequence CAATGCCCATCGTGACGGCAACCGTTTTTGCTACCTGGTTTGGATCTGAGACAGTTTTAGGTATTCCAGCTACTTTCCTCAAGGAAGGTTTGGGTGGTGTAGTAAGCGATCCCTTTGGCTCCTCACTTTGCTTAATTTTGGTTGGCCTCTTTTTTGCAAGGCATCTCTATAACCGCCGCATGTTGACCATTGGCGATTTCTTTCGAGAAAAGTATGGTCGTACGGTAGAAGTTTTAGTAACGCTTTGTATTGTGGTTTCCTATTTGGGATGGGTAGCTGCGCAAATTAAGGCTCTAGGCCTAGTCTTTAATGTGGTATCAGAGGGAAGCATCTCTCAAACCGGCGGCATGTTGATTGGCGCCGCTAGTGTGTTGATTTATACCTTGTTTGGAGGTATGTGGTCAGTTGCAATTACTGACTTTATTCAAATGATCATTATTGTGATTGGCATGCTCTACATCGGGGGCGAGATGACTACTCAAACCGGTGGTATTGGTGTCGTGATTGAGCATGCGGCGGCGGCTGGGCAATTTAGTAACTTCTGGCCCGATATGAATCTGACATCGATTTTAGGCTTCGTTGCGGCGCTATGCACCATGATGCTGGGATCTATTCCTCAGCAGGATGTTTTCCAGCGCATAACCTCTAGTAAGAATGTCAATATTGCGGTCAATGCTGCAATATTGGGCGGCGTTCTTTATTTCATTTTTGCCTTTGTGCCAATGTATTTGGCTTATTCAGCAACGCTCATTAATCCTGGCTTGGTGAAAGAGTATTTAGACACCGATCCACAAATGATTTTGCCAAAGCTGATTTTGAACCATGCGCCGATCATTGCTCAGGTCATGTTCTTTGGTGCATTGCTATCTGCAATCAAGAGTTGCGCTAGTGCAACTTTGTTGGCACCCTCGGTCACTTTTGCAGAAAATATTGTGAGGGGCTTTTTTAAACATCTCTCAGATCACGACTTACTCAAAATCATGCGGATCACGGTTCTCTGTTTTGCAGTTGTAGTCACATTCTTTGCAGTCAATTCTGAATTGTCCATTTTTAAGATGGTGGAGAGCGCCTACAAGGTCACTCTAGTTGCTGCATTTGTGCCACTCGCTTTTGGAGTTTATTGGCCTAGAGCGAATTCTTTGGGTGGATTGTTGGCAGTTGTAGGGGGTTTGACTATTTGGATTAGTTGCGAAACTTTAGCCCCTAATGCCATCATGCCGCCTCAATTGGCTGGTCTATTGGCCAGCATCGCAGGCATGCTTTTGGGAAGTTTAGTGCCAAAAGACCTATTAAAAGCAGTTTAA
- a CDS encoding 2-dehydropantoate 2-reductase codes for MKICVIGGGGAIGGYLAVMLARAGNEVTVVARGATLAAIKERGLALIMDDQPEPLVAEVKAVEKIRDAETPDVVILAVKAHQVEPIIDDLAAIMGPETILIPMQNGIPWWYFQKLGGEYQDHSVETVDAGGVAKKAINPNNIIGCVVYPATFTQAPGVIRHVEGNRFPLGELDGKTTERIQKISEMMGAAGFKSPILDDIRSEIWLKLWGNMTFNPISSLTHGTLEGICQYPLTKELARNMMAEAQTIAEKLGVTFRVDIERRIAGAEKVGKHKTSMLQDLEAGRSLEIDALLGSVIELGKITETPTPCLNTVFALTKYLDENVQASKGSLALPSVSGY; via the coding sequence ATGAAAATCTGTGTGATCGGTGGAGGTGGCGCCATTGGTGGCTACCTAGCTGTCATGTTGGCGCGAGCGGGCAATGAGGTAACAGTTGTTGCGCGCGGTGCAACTTTAGCTGCTATTAAAGAGCGCGGTTTGGCATTGATCATGGATGATCAGCCGGAACCTTTGGTTGCAGAAGTCAAGGCAGTAGAAAAAATTAGAGATGCTGAAACTCCGGATGTAGTGATTCTGGCAGTAAAGGCACATCAAGTGGAGCCGATTATTGATGACTTAGCAGCCATCATGGGCCCAGAAACGATTTTGATTCCAATGCAAAACGGAATTCCTTGGTGGTATTTCCAGAAGTTGGGTGGCGAGTATCAAGATCATTCTGTAGAAACGGTGGATGCTGGTGGCGTTGCTAAGAAAGCCATCAATCCAAACAACATTATTGGTTGCGTTGTTTATCCGGCAACATTCACCCAGGCTCCTGGTGTGATTCGTCACGTGGAAGGCAATCGCTTCCCATTGGGTGAGTTAGACGGTAAGACTACTGAGCGCATTCAGAAGATTTCCGAAATGATGGGTGCGGCTGGCTTCAAGTCCCCCATCTTGGATGACATTCGTTCTGAGATTTGGCTCAAGCTCTGGGGCAATATGACCTTTAATCCTATTAGCTCATTGACCCACGGCACCTTAGAAGGTATTTGCCAATATCCACTCACGAAAGAGCTAGCGCGCAACATGATGGCTGAGGCACAAACTATCGCTGAAAAGTTAGGCGTTACTTTCCGGGTGGATATCGAGCGTCGAATTGCTGGGGCAGAGAAGGTTGGCAAACACAAGACTTCAATGCTGCAGGACTTAGAGGCTGGCCGTAGCTTAGAGATTGATGCGCTCTTAGGGTCAGTCATTGAACTTGGCAAGATTACTGAAACACCTACACCATGCTTAAATACCGTATTTGCTTTGACTAAGTACTTAGATGAAAACGTACAAGCTTCTAAGGGTAGCTTAGCTCTGCCATCGGTATCTGGTTACTAA
- a CDS encoding fumarylacetoacetate hydrolase family protein, translated as MAQWLRFQHQGKSALGQVQGDQIAVYSGDLFQGPKPTGESLKLADVTIDIPCTPSKMVAMVDNFHALVTKLEHAVPAEPLYFLKGNNSFLAANQVIRTPKSYSGKVVYEGELGIVIGKHLYEADEAEAAKSIFGYTCINDVTAIEILNRDPGYAQWTRSKSFNTFGVFGPYITTDVDPSKLTIKTILNDQERQNYPVADMIFPPAKLVSLISQDVPLEPGDIIACGTSVGVGSMKPGSNVSIIIEGVGQLDNRFE; from the coding sequence TTCAACATCAGGGGAAAAGTGCTTTAGGACAAGTGCAGGGCGATCAAATCGCAGTCTATTCAGGCGACTTATTTCAGGGCCCAAAGCCTACCGGTGAAAGCCTCAAATTGGCTGATGTCACGATCGATATCCCATGCACACCCTCTAAAATGGTCGCCATGGTAGATAACTTTCATGCCCTAGTAACCAAGCTAGAGCATGCAGTTCCAGCAGAACCGCTTTACTTTCTCAAAGGTAATAACTCTTTCCTTGCAGCTAATCAAGTCATTCGCACTCCTAAGTCTTACTCTGGAAAAGTAGTCTACGAAGGTGAACTTGGGATCGTGATCGGCAAACATCTATACGAGGCTGATGAAGCCGAAGCAGCCAAATCAATTTTTGGTTACACCTGCATTAACGATGTGACTGCGATTGAGATTCTCAATCGTGACCCTGGATACGCACAGTGGACTCGTTCAAAAAGCTTCAATACCTTTGGTGTTTTCGGTCCCTACATCACTACCGATGTAGATCCAAGCAAATTGACCATTAAAACAATTCTCAATGATCAAGAACGTCAGAATTATCCAGTGGCAGACATGATCTTCCCTCCAGCAAAACTCGTCAGCCTCATTTCTCAAGACGTGCCGTTGGAGCCTGGCGACATCATTGCCTGTGGCACCTCAGTAGGCGTCGGCTCAATGAAGCCTGGCAGCAATGTCAGCATCATTATTGAGGGCGTTGGCCAGTTGGATAATCGCTTCGAATAA